Below is a genomic region from Pseudomonas frederiksbergensis.
TCAATCCGCTGGGTGGTTGCTTGCCAATCCTCGTGCAGATGCCGGTTTTCCTTTCCCTGTACTGGGTACTCCTGGAAAGCGTGGAAATGCGCCAGGCACCGTTCATGCTGTGGATTACCGACCTGTCGATCAAAGATCCGTTCTTCATTCTGCCGATCATCATGGGCGCAACCATGTTCATCCAGCAGCAGCTGAACCCGACTCCTCCGGATCCGATGCAGGCCAAGGTGATGAAGCTGATGCCAATCATCTTCACCTTCTTCTTCCTGTGGTTCCCGGCAGGTCTGGTGCTGTACTGGGTTGTGAACAACTGCCTGTCCATCACCCAACAGTGGTACATCACTCGTAAGATTGAAGCGGCTACCAAAAAAGCCGCCGCATAACTTACTCTGTGGATAACCACTCAAAACGCCCCCTAGTGGGGCGTTTTGCTATCTGCCATTTTTATCTGGATATCGAATCATGAGCGTTCCTCGTGAAACCATCGCCGCCGTCGCCACTGCTCAAGGCCGTGGCGGTGTCGGTATCGTCCGTATTTCCGGGCCGTTGGCGAGTCTTGCAGCGAAAGCCATCAGCGGTCGTGAACTGAAACCGCGATTTGCTCATTACGGCCCGTTTCTCAGTGAAAACGAAGAGGTGCTGGACGAAGGCATTGCCCTGTATTTCCCAGGGCCGAATTCATTCACCGGCGAAGATGTGCTGGAACTCCAGGGCCACGGCGGTCCGATCGTTCTGGATATGTTGCTGCAGCGCTGCCTGCAATTGGGTTGCCGTCTGGCCCGGCCGGGTGAATTCAGCGAACGCGCCTTCCTCAACGACAAACTCGACCTGGCCCAGGCCGAAGCCATCGCCGATTTGATCGAAGCGAGTTCTGCACAGGCGGCACGAAACGCTTTGCGTTCGTTGCAAGGTGCGTTTTCACAGCGTGTGCATAACCTCACCGAGCAACTGATTGCATTGCGGATCTACGTCGAGGCGGCAATCGACTTCCCGGAAGAAGAAATCGACTTCCTTGCCGATGGTCACGTACTGAAGATGCTCGACGCGGTACGCGACGAGTTATCCACCGTATTGCGTGAAGCCGGGCAGGGCGCGTTGCTGCGCGATGGCATGACCGTGGTGATCGCCGGTCGTCCGAATGCCGGTAAATCCAGCCTGCTGAACGCATTGGCCGGCCGTGAAGCGGCCATTGTGACCGAGATTGCCGGCACCACCCGGGACATCCTGCGCGAACATATCCACATCGATGGTATGCCGTTGCATGTGGTCGACACGGCTGGCTTGCGTGATACCGATGACCAGGTCGAGAAAATCGGTGTGGAACGTGCATTGAAGGCCATCAGCGAGGCAGATCGGGTGTTGCTGGTGGTCGATGCCACTGCCCCTGAGGCACTCGATCCTTTTGCCTTGTGGCCAGAATTCCTCGAGCAACGCCCGGATCCGGCCAAAGTGACCTTGATCCGTAACAAGGCAGACCTGACCGGTGAAGCGATAGCACTGGAAGTCAGCGACGATGGCCACGTAACCATCAGCCTGAGCGCCAGGTCGGCAGGCGAAGGTCTGGAGCTACTGCGCGATCATCTCAAGGCCTGTATGGGCTATGAGCAGACCTCAGAAAGCAGTTTTAGCGCTCGCCGGCGCCACCTGGAAGCCCTGCGCCATGCCAGTGCCTCACTCGAACATGGCCGTGCGCAGCTGACCTTGGCCGGTGCGGGAGAGTTGCTGGCTGAAGATTTGCGTCAGGCACAGCAGTCGTTGGGTGAAATTACCGGCGAATTCACCTCTGACGACCTGTTGGGCAGAATCTTTTCCAGCTTCTGTATCGGTAAATAGCCCATTCCTTCACGTAGGAGCTGGCGTAGCCTGCGATCTTTTGATGTTTTGGCCTGTGCGTTTCAGCTTTATAGGCACATGAACCGCTAAAAGATCGCAGCCTGCGCCAGCTCCTACGAGGGTGGGTATCGCATCAAATCCCTTTTTCTTCTTCCGCTGCCATGCGTATCCATCGTCCTGGTGGTTTCCCCGTGGGCGGAATTTGCCCTATTCAGCGATTTTCTGTGGATTAAGCCCTGTGAATAACTGCCACTGAGCACAGTTGATAACAGGGCTTCAAAACTGAGGAAAACCACCTCTGTGGATAACCACCCCATTCATCCACAGGCTTACACCGGTTATCCAAGGGCCTCCTTGGCACATGACCACAGGTTTTAAATCCTCTGTACACATTGAAAATAAAGATCTGTATAGATCTATCCACAGAAATGATGCTCTATAGAAATAAACATAAAAACAAAGATTTAATAAATTTCTTTCTTTTTAATTTCTATTGTTCGTGACTTACCCACAGCTGGTTAAATTTTGTGCAAAGGGTTCTTTAGAAAGGGCGAAGTCCCTATACTTGTCGACCAGGTCCAAAAACCTGAGCTCAAACTATTCCTGATTACCTAACTGAAGCAGGCACGAGGTGCGTGGTGGATTTCCCTTCCCGTTTTGAAGTGATCGTCAT
It encodes:
- the mnmE gene encoding tRNA uridine-5-carboxymethylaminomethyl(34) synthesis GTPase MnmE, which produces MSVPRETIAAVATAQGRGGVGIVRISGPLASLAAKAISGRELKPRFAHYGPFLSENEEVLDEGIALYFPGPNSFTGEDVLELQGHGGPIVLDMLLQRCLQLGCRLARPGEFSERAFLNDKLDLAQAEAIADLIEASSAQAARNALRSLQGAFSQRVHNLTEQLIALRIYVEAAIDFPEEEIDFLADGHVLKMLDAVRDELSTVLREAGQGALLRDGMTVVIAGRPNAGKSSLLNALAGREAAIVTEIAGTTRDILREHIHIDGMPLHVVDTAGLRDTDDQVEKIGVERALKAISEADRVLLVVDATAPEALDPFALWPEFLEQRPDPAKVTLIRNKADLTGEAIALEVSDDGHVTISLSARSAGEGLELLRDHLKACMGYEQTSESSFSARRRHLEALRHASASLEHGRAQLTLAGAGELLAEDLRQAQQSLGEITGEFTSDDLLGRIFSSFCIGK